aaatgtcaatCAATTGTTTGGAAAATGTTAATGTGTataggaaaaatgttgaccatgtattaaaaatatattaatatttttatttgaaaGCTCTTAATCAAGAATtttagaaaaatataaaaaatgcatATAAAAAATGTTTACCAAGTACTAAAAATTattttgtatttgaaaaatgtttaaactGTTTGTAAAAAAATGTTGACCCTGTATTACAAAATTGTATAATTTGTATTGGAAAAAATGTTAGATGTTAATTATAAAATGTTGTTGACAACAAATTATGTACAATAATAACCAAAAGAACAAAGAAAACCGAAAAtagaaacaagaaaaagaaaataaaaaacaaagaaaTAAAATCCTACAAAGAATAATAAAAcagtggaaaaataaaaaataaaataaagaaaagggagactaaataaaaccaaatgaaaaaagaaagaaaataaaaaaactgagtAGGTCGTACCCTCAATTTTATCACCAACCGCACGCCAAATCAGTGGCTAGCAGCGCAACCTTCCGCTTAGAAGATCGTGAGATCCACTCCttatcgttcttctttttcttctactaGTAAACGTGCACGCCAATGCGCGTCTTCGTCTCAAACAATATAGATtcaacaaaaatacatggcatggcagtTGATAATATTATTATCCCTAGTCTTTTCCACACAGTAGAATGATTGTCCAGTAGCATGGTACATAATTTTCAATATAACTATTACATAGAAGATGTAAAAGTAGGTTAAACCATGAACATTGTTTAAACATTATAATAAATCTGAATTTTAGCCTCTTACGAATTAATACCAACCTTGAAACTGTGCCAACCCAGAATAAGAAAACTTTGTTATTTCATAACTTGAAGCAGTGCAAGATCTGAATCATTTTCTTGCCTTTGGCAAAACTTAGACACAAAAGAAACTCAGTTCTATAATAACCATTTTCACATCCGCAAAACATACCGATTCCAACCATGCACATGTAAGCCAAAGGGGAGATATCAAATACAAGGTCTCAAAGAGGATTTGCAAACGTGCAATAATGAATATTAGTATCCCATTTTTACCTTGGTATACATAAATTTATTCACACAATTTGCATATAAATGCAAACTATCTAATCACTGGGAATGAGGATGGGCCGAGTATACGTTCCTCAATCTGAATAGGAAACAATCAGAATCATGAGCGATCTCCAAGCTTGCATCGTTGCTCCTCCACACTCTAGAACTTACCCCTACTTGTGCTCCAAAATGTTCTTCAACTTGCCGTTGCGAGTTCTCAATGaaattatctctactcctaatggagcagtccgTAAGTCGTTCGTTCGTTCGCAGCCCCTCCCATCGATCGATCAGGTCAACCCCCAACGATTTTATTCCTTACTTCGGTTGTCCCTCCTCTTTCCTTAGAAGACAGGTAAAATCGGCATGCAATCCCCATTTACCATAGTTTGAGTTAATTCACGGCACATCTTTCCTGCAAAAATTGGAACACAATCTTTTTCTTTCCTTGATGCACCAACGCCTGACAAAAGTAGATGCAAACCCCATACTCATCAATCTTCTGATAGGTGAAATCATATTTTCTCCCTGTACCTGCCCGAACCAGAAATCGCTCCTTGTAATCCTGGAACGGGAAGGGCAACTTTCCTTTACGTACTCCTCCCAGATCGCTCATATTGTAGTATTGGAATGGTTTGAATCCTTCACGGTGGTGCTGCGATTCCCTGGCTGCGCGGCGAGCAGCGACAAGCAGCGATGACCAACGGGCATCAGTGGCGTGAGCACACCCGCGGGACCGGAGGCGGTGCAGTGGACGTCGCGAGCGGAAGAGCGCCGTGCACGGCGTCCATGATTTGGGCGGACTAGGGAAGCGTGCGCCGCTGCAGCATCGGCAATTTGGCGGGCAAACACAATGATCCActgatgccaatgaattttttcagCTGCCGGGTCTGGTGCTCGATCCACTGATTTGGAGAATCCGATTCTGTCCCACAAACATATTGTGGGCACGGATATATTCACGAATGCAGAGCTTTCACGCCAAGAAGTCTGATGTGGAGGGTGGGCGGGAGTTTCGGGCGCACGACGATCCAGTTCGTGGTAGGGTGGTCCGAGGGGTGCATGTGTGCACTCGCCTGGTTAGGAGGATGTAGGCGACAAGAAGTGCACCATCGACGTTGTTGCGTGCGTCGTGGCGGGGACGCCCGTGTGGTGGCTGTGCGTTTGCTGCTCGAACTGGGCGCTGGTGTGGAGGTCCCCGACAGGAACGGACGCCGCCGGAGCTGCTACGGGCGGGGAGATGCTAGCGGCGTGCTGTTGGAGCTGGGAGGAGACGCGGAGGCTCTGGACCCGATACTCTGTGCAGCGTGCTTAgatggttgtgcatgatggggaggCGGAAGGACCGGCGCCTGCCGGCCAGGGCAGCTTCGTGCCGCGGGCTCGGGTGCGATCTCTTCCTCAATCCTTTCCCCGGTGAGCTTTCATTGCTTCTTAGTTTTGGTTGTGCGTGGCTGAGATTTGTGGAACTCCAATCagattaatttcaaatttattGCGTTGCTTGCAGCATGACAAGGTCTGCATGGAACTCGATTAGTATGAAATTTGAACATTTGTAGGTTGTTGTGATATATAGTTGCACGTTAATGATTTTTTGGTTGTTAGAAACTTGGAATCGGACCGCCCTGAATGAGTACATGCAGTTTGAATCACCACCCCGAGTTGAACATAGTGATTTAGGCTATGTTGCCTGATTTATGTGTTGGTGGCTTTGGGTAGGCTGGTTTGAATCTGAATTCAATAGCTGATGAAGGTAAATCCTTGAACAAAACATGAAGGAGTTTATGAGACAGTATATATTTTTCATTCAACACCCACTTCCAACATTGTAAGAGTAAAGCTAGAAATCTTGATAGGAATGTTTAGACATTGATGTTTTCCCTAATATGTCAATGCCCGCATGCCTCCCTAAAAAATACTCTTCTCAGATTACTTGTTTGTGTTTTGTTCCCTCGCTACCGAGGAACGTGATGACAGAACAACGATGGATGGGGGTGAGGCAATAGTGGAAGAAGACACAAGGAGCAAAGCAGATAGAAAATAAATGAAGAACCATACCTATCATTTTATGATTGTGTTAACATACCTTCTGTTTACGTATATTTATTCATGTTTATTTCTTGATATATTATGATAATTTTTTATAAGTATCACTATCTACTTCCTCCAGGTgatagaggaagaggaagaagcaaTTTGTAGGTGCATACTATTATAGCATGAATTGGTTCTTTGGCAAAATGTTCATGGATCAGAATAGGTGGGGTTATTTAGTTCAGTTTAGAGAGCATTTTTCATTGCCATATTTTTTGTCACCTTTGGTTTTCTATATTGGGCCTCATCTATGAATATTTTCGATTATGTTGTTTCCCATGGTTTTCCTATATGTAACACAGTAACAGTATGTCAGGTTTTACAAGGTTGATCATTGAACCAGGTTCCTCCGATTAATAACAAATGGTTCAAGAGTTGTTTGTACTGTGAACCATTATTAGCGATGGATGTCCTAATAATTAATTATAAGCTGGttgtttgcttgcttcttgtgaatACAACATGCTCGCTGACTTTATTTTTATCGCAGTATGCAAGCTTCTAAGCGCCGGATCAAGGTCCTACTAATTAATTAAGGGGTTCGATTGCTTGCTTTCTTATCTCAGTAATGCAAGCATTACATGGGATTGCCATGTTGTGAATTAAAAGGAATCCAGTTCTTTAGGGCACGGTTTAGTTATTGCTGAACAGAAGGCCATGTAAAGAGTAAATGGCAATGTAGCATAACAGAGCAAATACATGGTGTTGTGTGCTGCAGAGTTGCAGTGTATTCCTGCATTTTGAAATATGGAATATATATGATATGCTAGATATAAAGCTTCAGTTTGGAATTCTGCTGTGTAGTTTGGTGTACTCTCAATATCATTTCATGTATAGGGTTTTGTGACGAAGGGGGTCGAGCCATCGGGTGGCACAGCGGCGAGCGAGCTTCACTGATTGCAGCGAGACGAGAGAAGAAGAGGAGTACTCGAGGAAGAGAGTGAGCAGTAAGTAAATTCTTATCTGGTCTAGCAATTGTCTTTTTTCCTCCGAAATAGGCAGCCAATCAGTCGCGCCATTGCCACCTTACCACCCAGTGCTGCACAACCCAAGACAGCGCGCCGCCGGCAAACCCGTTGACGAACTAGGAGCATCGCCGCCAGCCGCCACCTCCGAGCAGGGTCGCCATGCGCGGGGAATGTCAGGGCTGCCTCCGTTGACACCACGCGAGCAAGGCCCGACGGTGCAcgccggcggcggcgagagggGGTTAGTATGAGGTGGAGGAACTGGAGGGAGGGAGGGGAGCCTCACTCAAGAATCTCGAGAGTTTAGCATGAACTGTCGATGGAAAAGAATATGCCTTTGGTATTTTCATGCTAGGTTTTGCTCTTATCTGAAGTCCCGTGAGTACTTTCTTTTGATAAATTTGAACATGTAATTTTGCATTGCGATTTCTTAGCACATTCCTAACAAAAGGTGACATTAAGCAGTTCGAAGATGGCTGTGAGAGGCACCACACCCTATACAAAATATTCTTGTTATTTTCCCCTTTCGCCTTAGGGTTGTAACTCTCTTGTAAATTCCTAATTTTGAATCTTTGAAAAATAGGATGGCCCTCTTATCTTATGTATTGACTTATATACTTACATTCTTCATACGAGACAAGAGGGCCATTCTATTTTTCTTGGTGAAGCAACAAAGATGTTTATTTGTGATATTTTTCCATGTAGTGTCCTACTATACCACCCAAGATAGATGTCGTGAATTTGTTTTGTTTACATAAAGtattttttaattttcttaagTTGTAGAATAGAGATGTTAATCTAAGTGTATGGTGAAGGAAGTAAAGGGGGAAATGCATGTACAATGCTCACAAGTTCAGATGCATACTCCTTTAGAACTTCATATATATTTTTAAAAACTTCTTTATGATCGTGTTCCCATCGGACGTCTGCTACCTTCGCCGCCACCCTTGCGCCGGACCTTGCCCTCTACCGTCAGACTACACGCTGCACCTACAAAGCAAAAAGTGCTGGGCAGCCATCAATGCTCCTTTTGTGAGGAATATTAACAATAATGACACGCAATAATCTTCAGCCATCAATGCCTATCACTTTCGGACGACACGGTTATTTAAGTCGGTCGACTCGCTCCTCGCACGGCAAGGTGGAATTAAACCTCCTACCGCGCCAAGCCAACTTGGGTGTTAATCTTCACTGCAaatcactgttcaagatatcttccgatattccgataaatcggccgatttatcgcttaccatTGTCTGGCCGATAAGATAAATCgaccgataaatcagccgatatggcgataaatcgaccgatatgccgataaactggccgatttaccccttatcgatcatgggtcgaccgataagttcccgataagtgatatccccaacattgctgCAAATCTAAACAACCCCGTCGGCGCAACATGGACTGTGGGTTCGGATCGTAATCGTATACACTAGAACTAACATGCAAATCCAAAATGATCGACGTGCATGTGTTTGCATGTATTTGATgtttggaaaaataggatttgtGATTGCAAATGAAAATTTAAGGCACGAGAGGACACTATCCGTGGATGCACCTGGGTGCGTCTGCAGACGTTTGAGGGGCCAAATTTGTTCATTGTGTCAGTAGATGCTCTGAAATCATGAAGAAAAGTAACAAAGAGCAACAAACACCAAGTGGAAATTCTTGGAACACTGTCCATATGAGCATCTTTGAGAGACTTATAAGCTTGCACATTgttttgagattgacgaagtcgctaCAGACACCTTCGTTGACTACGAGAGCGTCTTCTCCTACTGAACGCACATCACTAGAAGGCCTGAAATAAATCTAAAAAATGCAAGCACGACTGTCAAGTCTAGGATTTGAATACTGGTGGGCTAAAATACCATTATCCTCCTAACCATACAACTATAAGTCATTGTCCTCTTAACCATCCAACCACGCATTCTTTCGCTCATACGAATATGTATTGGACCATATGGATGCATGGCATCACACTAACTGAGTAACGTATAATAGCAATACCACTAATTGTGAGATAGGTGAACAAATGGATAAATGTCTAGATTTAACCCATGTATATTTAATTTAAGTTTTCATAAAATCTATTTTAAATGATGTTTAAAAAGAATTATACCGGTGTCTAATTATCTATGATGCACGAGTCACAAAAGCACATAAATTAGAACAAAATGTGCAATAAAAAATCCAATGTTTTGTATCAATATACAAAGTGTAATAAATTTGTCAATAAAATAATACCTTTATTCTTTCGCGGAGTGTCCATCACGGTGCTATGATCTATGATATTGCATGTTCATATAAAAAATATTTGTCAAAATCATATATTTAAGAACATGTATGGTAGTACATCTAAAATCTAGCCGCACAAATGCGCGGGCCGCCCCGCAGTTATGTTTACACATGCTATCTGTAGATTTTTTAaatgcccgtggcaacgcacgggctttTTACTAGTTCCTACAATGGACTGAAACGCACAACCTGAAGCAAACACATGTGTGATATGGCTAGTTGCCAACTGAATTCATTCTGCACACTTTTATTCGTAGTGATCATAAAAAGAACATCTCTTCAAGCTGACATGGTCCAAACCGAAAAGGAGAAAGTATTGACGGGGACTAACTTTAAAAGGCAAACAGAGCACCTTACCAAAATAAACACTATCAAGTGACACCTTACTAAATACAAAACAACATCTCAAAAGAACCAAACACCTTGTAAAGCAAAGAGTTTTTTTTATGGTGAAAAGCAAACAAACATCACTCAACTATATCCATTTCAATTAAGACCTTTGTAGTGTACCATTTTATCTCGCTACAAAAAAGGTGTACCAATTAAAGGCACATAATCCAAACAAGAAACTGAAAACGTTCTGCACTTTTACATATTTATCCACGATTCTTTTAACATCAAGAATGTAACTAAATGCAGAATATGCAGAGTAATAGTCTTCAAGATCTACATGAAGAAATGTTATGCTATATACACAATCTATTTTGTATTTTCATAATACTGTCAAGAGATGGACTGTACAGAAGTAGCAACACTTCCCTAATAAAATCATAAATTAGTAGGATCCCTTACTAATCATAATTGATGAAAAGCAATACAAAGAAATATACATCTATTGGGGGCCTAGAATAGCCAAATGCACGTCTAAAGTGCTGCATTACAGAAATCTGCAAAATAAAAACCATGTTGTTTACCTGACTTGAGTTAATCTTCTATATCCTCATAATTGTAAAGACAGTTGGAACAACATGGAGAAATGACTTCATTATGTATTCTTAATAGTAAATTAAGCACCAGATATAACAATGTAAACATTAATCCATGTTGTTTATCTGATTCAAGCAAATCTTTCTATCAACCCTATATCTAGAGATTGTAGTACTGCGGGAACAGCATGTACAAAAGCTATGATACATTTAGTACAGAAGATATGTAACCTGGTCGATTGTTGCCTTGTTGGGGACATGAGTAGAATATATAACTGACTAATTATGCGTTGAATGATTGTATTCTGATATGCTTAAGGGCTAACATGCATATCTCTGACATACTTTCTTCTCTAGTCCGTCATCAAGTTCAACTTCCTGCAAAAAGGAGTTGGGTTCGGAAAAGCAGCTAGATATTTAATTTGAACAAAGAGAAGATATCAACAAGGCTACAAAAATGAATAAATCAATTTGACAGATCAGAAGGAGCAGAAGGAGGGATCTAACATCGTTGCCAAAAGCATTGTTGAATCCATCAGCAACATCTTGCGCTCCCCCCTTGCTATCACCATCTCCTTGAGAGAAACAAGACCATAACCTGAAGGAAAAGTCCATCCCTTGAATGACGACCCCACCCTACAAAGAAAACTTTCCACAATTATGAATCACACCAGAAGCACATTAGTTCCTCTATTGAACAGTAATATCATAAGGACATTCCGATCTGGGTCACTTGTTGTACATTATGGTCAGACTACAATTATGACAAGATGATGAATAACGTGTAACAAAATTCTCTCTTGAATAAACATGATGAAAATAGGTTGTGTGTGTATGCTGCTGTATGGTCCGTTACGGAGGACGATGACAGCTTCGGCGGGGCCGGTGGCGACAACATGTAAAAAGGGAAAAATATATCAAATTTAGATATAAGATGCACTTTGCATTGCAATAACAAAGAGTTTTTTCTACTATCCCCATCTGCATGTGATTTAAAATGTCAGGGTTATATATCAACATATGTACATATTGCCCGTCTTCAGTAGCAGAAGACAAGAGGGGTACCACATCAGCGATGATGATGTCAATTTCTTTGACGAAGTTCTCCCGTCTCTTCTCGTACTCGGCAACGGTCTGAAACAAACAGAGCACCAACAAAAAAGGGTTAGACAAATTAAAACAtgatttcattttcttcttcttctgaaaATCATAGGAGGATAAGATAAGAGTAAGTTGAAAGCATTCATGATTCATCCATGTCGATCCCACGGACCTTGGCGATCATGCTGACGCCCATCTCCATGGCGAGCTTGGCGATGAAGAGGTCGTCGGTGAGGAGGCGCTCCCTGGACCCTCTGAAGCCCAGCAGCCAACGGAGCAGCGGCGAGAGCTCCATCTCCGCGAAGCGCCGCACGATGTCGCCCGTGATGTGGCAGCCCTCCACGGCCGTGGCGAGGTACGCCGGTAGGCTGGAGATCTTCCTCTCGCCTGCGCCAGCACGAACATCGCCTCCCCCGGTAAACGCCCCACTCGCCGCCGCCGTCCCCTGTTTCATCATTCCCGTCGTCGCTGCTGATGTTACCACCGCCGCCGTTGTTGCCGTTGTTGCCGGGGAGGGTGAGGGGGGgtggggaggcggcggcgaggaatGGCAAGGCGGAGGCGGAGCGGTAGGGAGCGGAGGAGGGAGAGGCGGGAGGAGAAGGAAGGGGCGAGAGGTCGTGCGGGACAGCGGGAGGAGGAGGATAGGAGCAACCGACGCGAGAGCGTGGGGTTTTTGTTTTTCTTCGAGTCCGGGGACGGATGACGGGGGTCGATCGTGGGATTAGTGGGCCGAGCTAACCGTGGTTTGATGTTAAACATTGGGATGATTTGGATCGTTAGATCCTTTGATTGAATGGATGAGATGAATTGGTTCTCCGCCCTCTCGtgcttttataggggtagtagatatATTTTCTTCTAGGCGGGCGTTAAAGGGCTGGCCCGATAGCTGGACAGAGAGAAACTTCCCTTCGTGCGTAATACGATAAATAGTCGCCGCGACCAACTGCGCTCACTATAGCGCTTAGTTTGGGCCGGCCCACGAACACACAACGCAGTAGTCCTAAGCATGAAAAAAATCACTCAAATAGTTAAAATCTCTAGGATTCAAACCCGCACCATAGCATTCTCGTACGAGTTCGGCCAACCACTACAACAACTCGACTTTAGTGACTGGGAATAGCACCAATAatataagaatttttttgaaataccttTGAATTTTGGTAGTGGCCGCGATATTTATTGCACAATAGCGTCTAGCGTCTACTATCACACTTAGAATTCTGAATTATTTAGAGAAATCgtgaatttgaaaaggttcatcaatttttttttaaaagtcATATTGCATaaaaagttcacaaacttgaaaaaagtgtcacaaaaaaatgaaaaacgttcatcaatttttaaaaatGTACACAAATTGGAAACAGTTCATCGAATGTAAAAAgttaatttattttgaaaattagttttcaattttttgaaaagttcatgaaatttgagaaaacttcatcgaatttgaaaaagttcattgaattggaAAAAGATCATCgggtttgaaaaaaagttcatctatttttAATAAAGGTTCACCAAAAATTTTCTTTATAGATTTAAAAAAATCATTGAATAAAAAAGTCCATAGGATTTGGAACATCATTTTCTTAAAGGTTTATTGATTTTGAAGAAAAAGTTGATTGAATTTTAAAGAAAGTTcaacaaaattgaaaaaagttcatcaattttgaaaaaaaacatcaatttgaaaaagttcatgcatttaatataagAAAAACGAAAACACGAAACATAAAAGATAAGACAAAATGATAACATAGAAAGCATAGGGGGACATTTCCTATATATAGAACTGTAGAAAAAGGAGTAGTCATGCGCAGGAGCCAAGTTAGCGATGTGGTTAGTGCAGTTCGCTCGCAGTGAAGAGATCGCGAGTTGGATTGTTGTTACCCACAATCCCTCACGGACCTTTTTCGAGCtttaaacaaaaaacaaaatgtGAAATGGATTGGACCAGAGTTGAGGATGTGTCAACGCCCGTTGCGCTAGCTAGCAACGCAACGCTCAGGCGCACGGGTGAggatggcacccgcagggtttgGATACGGATGGAGCCATCCCATACCCTTACCTGTTATTTTAAACCTTACCCATCACCTATATCCATACCCGTGGATGGGTACAATTTTTTTTCATACCCGTCACCCATCAAGGTAAATGGATACCTGCAGGTAAAAATACCCAGATTGCCAACACATCAATTTGAGCATTACATAGTCATGAACAACAACTTATAATAATAATTTATAAACAACAACACGTCATGACAGCAACACATACTCGTTTATGGGCTAGCTATTGTGGTGCAGCGGCCTAACATAAATCCATGATGAGGTCTTTTTTAGGCTGTGGGATTTATGTACATATAATATGTTTGATTTATGAATAAATAATATATAAGGCCTATTTGTTAGAATATATGCGGGTACATGGGTACATGGGTATGGGTTGTACTAAACTATACCTGCACCCACTATACCCGATGAATATGAAATTTTCCTATTTATATATCCATGATATATTTTTGACCCATACCCTTGCACTAATAGGATTTTTACCTGGAGGGTAGGTGAGTAATGGATACCCATTACCATCTCTACGGGTGACTGGGCCGTCCTAACAACGCTCGTTGAGTCACCGCTCACTTGCTCGCTAGCGCTCGCTCATTCGGTTTGCACAGTCCCCTCTCCTGGTCGATTGAGTATTTACTTGTTGATCAGTTTAGAGTTGACCATTGGCTTTTGAACAAAAAAAATTCATGGATAAGAAATAAAGTTAGCATAAAGGGAAAAACtgttcataaattttaaaaagAGTCACGGTTTTGAAAACTGTTCAAATTTTTTAAAAGTTCAGGTATTTTGCTGTTTTGAATAAAGTTCACTGATTTAAAAACTGTTGACGGATTTTGCAATTTCAAataaaagttcacggatttgaaaaaagttcacgagtatgaaaaaaaagttcatcaaattttaaaaaagtcatcaaatttgaaaaacttCATAGAATTTAAAAAGAGTTCATcaactttgaaaaaaaaatcatcaaatttacaAAGAAAGTTCATCCAATTTTAAGAAGGTTTGTCGATTTTGGAAGaaaagttcacgaatttaaaaaacacgcatttaagaaaacaaaaaaagaagaagaaaaaacaaaaagtaatggaaaatgaaaaataaaaaataacaaaTCGAATTGAAGAACGAAAAAAGAAAGGAAGTAAGTGTGCACGAGCGTGTGAGATTGCGTGGTGGTTTCAGCACTTCCTTTCGAACAGTGAGGTCGCGAGTTCGACCGTAACCCGGCACATTATTTTGGAACTTtaacagaaaaaaaaagagaaatgggCTGGCCGAGAGTGGAGTCGGAGTGTGCACCCGTTTGCAATTAACGAAGAAACAAGTGCCTGAAGCGCCGAATAGGAAACCACGGTAGGCGAGACACAGCCACACCTATCTTTACACACGCACCTATAAGCCAGAGTGCCAATGTGTGAAATCACTAATCAAGGAGTACTCATTTCAAAGATTACTCCCACTGACTGCGACAACTGACGCACTACATGCGTGCCACTTATTGTGACATAGGAGTTTTTCATTATTTCGTACATCCGTTTATtcgaaatgttttatctcttaaaccatgaGTGCAaatctcgaatcgttttcactattGGATTTCTTGCGCCGAGATCTTCAAGCTAGATCCCATGTTGACAAACTTTTTCTTCACAAAAAAAAGACGGAAAAACCGAACCGGAAAcacgttttttccctttccgaaataggcacggttgtgcctctcgcggaaggaaaaaaacaaaaatgcgtattttttttgttttcgagaggcacggccgtcccTCTCGTGGAAGAAAAACCATGCCTCTtacaaaaaaaacacatttttctgttttcgagaggcacgaccatgtctctcgcgaaagcacaaccgtgcctctcgcgaaagcaaattcctgcctctcgtggaaggaaaaaaatagaaaatatgttttttttttctgttcccgagagacacggccgtgcctctcgcggaagcaaaaccgtNNNNNNNNNNNNNNNNNNNNNNNNNNNNNNNNNNNNNNNNNNNNNNNNNNNNNNNNNNNNNNNNNNNNNNNNNNNNNNNNNNNNNNNNNNNNNNNNNNNNNNNNNNNNNNNNNNNNNNNNNNNNNNNNNNNNNNNNNNNNNNNNNNNNNNNNNNNNNNNNNNNNNNNNNNNNNNNNNNNNNNNNNNNNNNNNNNNNNNNNNNNNNNNNNNNNNNNNNNNNNNNNNNNNNNNNNNNNNNNNNNNNNNNNNNNNNNNNNNNNNNNNNNNNNNNNNNNNNNNNNNNNNNNNNNNNNNNNNNNNNNNNNNNNNNNNNNNNNNNNNNNNNNNNNNNNNNNNNNNGTGCCTATCGCAGAAGAAAAAAAATCTTTTTCCATGCAATAAATTTCTTTTTGTTCCAAAAGCTTAGGAAAACCGATGAAAAACCAAAaagacaaaaaaactagaaaaaaacgtctaaaaacagaaaacgcgtgaaaaaaaataaaaaaataaaatccaaaGGAAACATACAAAGCGTGACATGTGGCGGCGACTGAGAGCGCCATCCCTTGGGAGGCTGGGAGCGAGCGCTAGTTGCTGCCAATGTGCCGCTCGCCGAGCAAACACACACATAGGGCAACCCATTCGCACACATGGGTTACTATAGCAACCTGGTTTCCTCATGTAGCTACTCGGTTTTTCCTCTAGTGACAGTATATATAGGTGAACTTTTTGTCCGTAGCGCACCAGCTTGTTGCATCAACCCGACACTTTAGCGACCGGATTTCTCAAGCAAACAAACTtaac
The sequence above is a segment of the Triticum dicoccoides isolate Atlit2015 ecotype Zavitan chromosome 1A, WEW_v2.0, whole genome shotgun sequence genome. Coding sequences within it:
- the LOC119352835 gene encoding protein RETICULATA-RELATED 4, chloroplastic-like, whose product is MMKQGTAAASGAFTGGGDVRAGAGERKISSLPAYLATAVEGCHITGDIVRRFAEMELSPLLRWLLGFRGSRERLLTDDLFIAKLAMEMGVSMIAKTVAEYEKRRENFVKEIDIIIADVGGVVIQGMDFSFRLWSCFSQGDGDSKGGAQDVADGFNNAFGNDEVELDDGLEKKVCQRYAC